One window of the Diachasmimorpha longicaudata isolate KC_UGA_2023 chromosome 9, iyDiaLong2, whole genome shotgun sequence genome contains the following:
- the LOC135165832 gene encoding MICAL-like protein 1 isoform X2 — MSRLAMRREVCAVCTLPVFLAEKLVITRRTYHRTCFKCARCTNQLTPGNFYETEEGDFCCETCPDEDKSTPLSSPTSTALSTPSIPSTPLPTPRSLSDEEKTKKNHENPSKTTRMRLDFMSHQLESSTVDSVPDHPPPPIPHDPPISESLDECRQSPRDNLPLNFTDNNDVDVTSVELNVDDNVVIVCKDTKETLGVDSDNDDVDEASQCLSIVQKRLKMFEKIGVDEVFVKNTNLRQVDNDIDKQIDNDCVEPDSLELLDSSQQIEKSVDNIEQIKNVDNSEPVDNNKDVELLTADGIDLSVEYPEDMNPFNSDDDDDDNNKVDVPELLKTPKVSTNPFGSSEDDDEEKVPTPAARRRTESVEPVKRRLQAPHINLNPFWSDEEEGESDDEAPKVIPVPKPRTIRDIPGNLERTGLYASSSSLASTSSTTTTPGGTYRKRKPAPPPPVCNERGPTIISDIKSPQSSHNSPVKTPRARKSKPAPPPPLPTSLLSTLSLSSTPSWEEEKISKNQSNKSKQSQRSPPPIDEDDSFSYTDKSTQGKWKRKKGPAPARPVPQRRKIKVMSMKDVKLELDEIEMQQQGLERQGVRLEQLIRDRCENDHDNDPPRVDNMTMDVEELVLELFSLVNEKNELFRRQAELMLLKRQQRLEEEHADIEYQIRCLMCQPEATKTDFDKQREEKLIQRLVEIVERRSEIVECLEMDRRREVEEDKSINMHMGLYAAKSKGDLTKDQEFSPKPHKSKKLKIKGIILDKHLKKIHKKDADKDVDETEVKIKRQNKKKWF; from the exons ATGTCCCGTCTGGCTATGCGTCGGGAGGTCTGCGCGGTGTGCACCCTGCCGGTATTTCTCGCCGAAAAATTGGTCATAACCCGTCGCACGTATCACCGAACGTGTTTCAAATGTGCCCGCTGTACCAATCAACTAACACCCGGAAATTTCTACGAAACTGAGGAAGGTGACTTCTGCTGCGAGACATGCCCCGATGAAGATAAATCAACTCCCCTATCCTCACCAACTTCCACCGCCCTATCAACTCCTTCAATACCATCGACTCCTCTACCCACCCCTAGATCActgagtgatgaagagaagacgaaaaaaaatcatgaaaatccaTCAAAAACAACGCGTATGAGACTTGATTTTATGTCCCATCAACTCGAATCATCAACCGTTGACTCAGTTCCCGATCATCCTCCACCCCCAATCCCCCACGATCCACCAATCAGTGAATCACTTGACGAGTGTCGTCAATCCCCGAGAGACAATTTACCCCTTAATTTTACCGATAATAATGATGTTGATGTAACAAGTGTTGAATTAAATGTTGACGATAATGTTGTAATTGTGTGCAAGGATACCAAAGAGACACTTGGCGTTGATAGTGACAATGATGATGTTGATGAAGCCAGTCAGTGCCTTTCAATTGTACAGAAGAGACTCAAGATGTTTGAGAAAATTGGTGTTGATGAGGTGTTCGTGAAAAATACTAATTTACGTCAAGTTGATAATGACattgataaacaaattgataATGACTGTGTGGAGCCCGATTCGTTAGAATTATTGGATTCATCccaacaaattgaaaaatcagttgATAACATTGAACAAATTAAAAACGTTGATAATTCTGAACCTGTTGATAACAACAAAGATGTTGAACTGTTGACCGCCGACGGAATTGATCTGAGCGTGGAATATCCCGAGGACATGAATCCATTCAACAGCGATGACGACGACGATGATAACAACAAGGTTGATGTCCCCGAGCTGTTGAAAACCCCCAAAGTATCGACGAATCCTTTTGGCAGTAGCGAAGACGACGATGAGGAGAAAGTACCGACACCCGCAGCTAGACGAAGAACGGAATCAGTGGAGCCGGTGAAAAGGAGACTCCAGGCACCTCATATCAATCTCAACCCTTTTTGGAGTGATGAGGAAGAGGGGGAGAGTGATGATGAAGCGCCCAAGGTGATTCCAGTTCCAAAACCAAGAACAATAAG GGATATTCCTGGAAATTTAGAACGCACTGGATTGTATGCCTCCAGCAGTTCGCTGGCAAGTACCAGTTCCACAACTACAACACCCGGGGGTACATACAGAAAGAGAAAGCcagcaccaccaccaccagttTGTAATGAACGAGGCCCAACGATTATATCCGATATTAAATCACCACAGTCTTCACAT aaTTCACCAGTAAAAACACCGAGGGCGAGAAAATCGAAGCCAGCCCCACCTCCCCCACTTCCCACGAGCCTCTTATCAACCCTATCCCTGTCGTCTACTCCCTCCTGGGAGGAGgagaaaatttccaagaatcaATCGAACAAATCAAAACAGTCTCAGAGATCTCCTCCACCGATTGACGAAGACGACTCTTTCTCCTACACTGACAAGAGTACACAGGGCAAATGGAAGCGTAAAAAGGGCCCAGCACCGGCCCGTCCAGTTCCACAAAGGCGTAAGATCAAGGTGATGTCAATGAAGGATGTGAAATTAGAACTAGACGAGATAGAAATGCAGCAACAGGGACTCGAGAGACAGGGGGTGAGACTTGAGCAGTTGATAAGAGACAGATGTGAGAATGATCATGACAATGATCCCCCAAGAGTTGATAACATGACAATGGATGTTGAAGAGCTCGTTCTCGAGCTCTTCTCATTGGTCAacgagaaaaatgaattgttCAGGCGACAGGCGGAGTTGATGCTGTTGAAGAGACAGCAGAGACTCGAGGAGGAACATGCCGACATTGAGTATCAGATAAGATGTCTAATGTGTCAACCAGAGGCCACTAAGACTGATTTTGATAAGCAGAGGGAGGAGAAGCTCATTCAAAGGCTTGTTGAGATTGTTGAGAGGAGAAGTGAAATTGTTGAGTGCCTGGAGATGGACAGACGGAGGGAAGTGGAGGAGGACAAGAGCATCAACATGCATATGGGACTTTATGCAG ctaaAAGTAAAGGAGATTTGACGAAAGATCAAGAATTTTCACCGAAACCTCATAAATCCAAAAAACTGAAGATCAAGGGAATAATTCTCGACAaacatctgaaaaaaatacacaagAAAGATGCTGACAAGGACGTGGATGAGACTGAAGTCAAGATTAAacgtcaaaataaaaaaaaatggttctaG
- the LOC135165859 gene encoding protein-lysine N-methyltransferase EEF2KMT-like, whose product MSDSSVITSIQRKFLACFPLSAFNLPRKIELNDQVEIFKATVGDPRVLEYPIKREYQQKFVRKIVESLENSENEEVYELFYESLCNLLSQTTDNDHKTHYRHFPLGNGGNIDRLIIQESRSLISEGTTGLCSWQAALALGEWCVLHRDFLEGKKILELGSGVGLTGLTILSLCSPRKFIFSDCHPRVLTLLRSNVDCHSRKIDHPHEIIDLPWENIDEQLSNSLDLDLVIAADVIYDKSLFPSLINGLRTLMSSGNCVGVIAMTVRNQETVSEFFEQLNSGGFVYEETDTPEFSIFIRSDDTPVRIIKLSYRNKRS is encoded by the exons ATGAGTGACTCCAGTGTCATAACCTCAATTCAGAGGAAATTTCTCGCGTGTTTTCCTCTTTCTGCGTTTAATTTACCCCGGAAAATAGAGCTAAACGATCAGGTAGAGATATTTAAGGCAACTGTGGGCGATCCTCGGGTTCTGGAGTATCCGATCAAGCGCGAGTATCAACAAAAATTCGTTCGCAAAATCGTAGAGTCACTGGAAAATAGTGAGAACGAAGAGGTTTACGAATTGTTTTACGAGTCCCTTTGCAATTTGTTGTCCCAAACGACTGATAATGACCACAAAACTCATTATCGACATTTTCCCCTGGGGAATGGGGGGAACATTGACAGGCTGATCATTCAAGAGAGCAGGAGCTTGATCTCGGAAGGAACTACGGGTCTCTGTTCTTGGCAG GCAGCTCTGGCGCTAGGTGAATGGTGCGTCCTCCACAGGGATTTTctcgaggggaaaaaaattctggaactgGGGTCAGGAGTGGGATTAACAGGTCTGACAATCTTGAGTCTCTGTTCCCCtcgaaaattcatattttccgACTGTCATCCCAGGGTTTTAACCCTTTTGAGGTCCAATGTCGATTGTCATTCCCGAAAAATCGATCACCCCCATGAGATAATTGATTTACCCTGGGAAAATATCGACGAACAATTGAGTAATAGTCTGGATCTTGATCTGGTAATCGCAGCTGATGTTATTTATGATAAATCATTGTTTCCCTCGTTGATCAACGGTCTCAGGACGTTGATGTCCTCGGGAAACTGTGTCGGGGTCATTGCGATGACTGTCAGGAACCAGGAAActgtttcagaattttttgaacAACTGA ATTCTGGGGGATTCGTTTATGAGGAAACCGACACTCCAGAGTTTTCAATATTCATTAGGAGTGATGATACTCCTgtcagaataattaaattatcgtaCCGTAATaaaagaagttga
- the LOC135165865 gene encoding CUE domain-containing protein 1 isoform X1: MASAAEQQQQTTLEFYQAMADFKNMFPQMDDDVIEAVLRSNQGAVDTTIDQLLAMSTDNENEKIRSELEQSEDPNSPKISKTEARVQKSISKWQPPLLGPLPDTFLRIPQQLEASDGDPEIQDNSMLEDERIAMFLQNEEFMAGLRWNEDFLSTLESDSFGDFADTKVPRGGRCTSTDLQDSHDEEDLFKERLRNMGKVSRRKFAQLTKVFTRSKKRGERQLLPPTASCDDLLDPEESSRPQT; this comes from the exons ATGGCATCAGCTGCTGAACAGCAGCAACAGACCACCCTGGAGTTCTACCAGGCAATGGCTGATTTCAAAAATATGTTCCCTCAGATGGATGACGATGTCATCGag GCTGTTCTTCGATCAAATCAGGGTGCGGTGGACACGACAATCGATCAGCTCCTGGCGATGAGCACCGACAACGAGAACGAGAAGATCAGGAGTGAGCTGGAGCAGTCAGAGGACCCCAATTCCCCGAAGATCTCGAAAACCGAGGCCAGAGTTCAGAAAAGCATCAGCAAGTGGCAGCCACCCCTGCTCGGTCCTCTTCCTGACACCTTCCTCAGGATTCCCCAGCAGCTAGAGGCGTCGGACGGTGATCCTGAGATTCAGGACAACTCGATGCTCGAGGACGAGAGAATAGCCATGTTCCTGCAGAACGAGGAGTTCATGGCTGGACTCCGATGGAACGAGGACTTCCTCAGCACCTTGGAGAGTG ATTCTTTCGGTGACTTTGCAGATACGAAGGTACCTCGTGGGGGCCGCTGCACCTCTACTGACCTCCAGGACAGCCATGATGAGGAGGATTTGTTCAAGGAGAGACTGAGAAACATGGGAAAAG tTTCACGTCGTAAGTTCGCTCAACTTACGAAAGTCTTCACTCGCAGTAAGAAAAGGGGTGAGAGACAGTTGCTGCCTCCGACAGCCTCATGTGACGATCTCTTGGACCCCGAGGAGTCCTCTAGGCCCCAGACTTGA
- the LOC135165865 gene encoding CUE domain-containing protein 1 isoform X2, which produces MASAAEQQQQTTLEFYQAMADFKNMFPQMDDDVIEAVLRSNQGAVDTTIDQLLAMSTDNENEKIRSELEQSEDPNSPKISKTEARVQKSISKWQPPLLGPLPDTFLRIPQQLEASDGDPEIQDNSMLEDERIAMFLQNEEFMAGLRWNEDFLSTLESDTKVPRGGRCTSTDLQDSHDEEDLFKERLRNMGKVSRRKFAQLTKVFTRSKKRGERQLLPPTASCDDLLDPEESSRPQT; this is translated from the exons ATGGCATCAGCTGCTGAACAGCAGCAACAGACCACCCTGGAGTTCTACCAGGCAATGGCTGATTTCAAAAATATGTTCCCTCAGATGGATGACGATGTCATCGag GCTGTTCTTCGATCAAATCAGGGTGCGGTGGACACGACAATCGATCAGCTCCTGGCGATGAGCACCGACAACGAGAACGAGAAGATCAGGAGTGAGCTGGAGCAGTCAGAGGACCCCAATTCCCCGAAGATCTCGAAAACCGAGGCCAGAGTTCAGAAAAGCATCAGCAAGTGGCAGCCACCCCTGCTCGGTCCTCTTCCTGACACCTTCCTCAGGATTCCCCAGCAGCTAGAGGCGTCGGACGGTGATCCTGAGATTCAGGACAACTCGATGCTCGAGGACGAGAGAATAGCCATGTTCCTGCAGAACGAGGAGTTCATGGCTGGACTCCGATGGAACGAGGACTTCCTCAGCACCTTGGAGAGTG ATACGAAGGTACCTCGTGGGGGCCGCTGCACCTCTACTGACCTCCAGGACAGCCATGATGAGGAGGATTTGTTCAAGGAGAGACTGAGAAACATGGGAAAAG tTTCACGTCGTAAGTTCGCTCAACTTACGAAAGTCTTCACTCGCAGTAAGAAAAGGGGTGAGAGACAGTTGCTGCCTCCGACAGCCTCATGTGACGATCTCTTGGACCCCGAGGAGTCCTCTAGGCCCCAGACTTGA
- the LOC135165830 gene encoding WASH complex subunit 4 produces MFETSGWSSSRDEEIHKAAGNVQLRKYGQFFSRLSRIWWEPSSSLEHVLEGPIRLVYRITECESLLSLSDMENKHLSKVLATVAGTCREIRELKSEFPIFYSKLLYNSEKNHQDNYSGFFGDLQDLSVFCNRISSVIHLGIAQLSSLTKSSNEIYLPVLIEHLIDLFVILVTLDEVIEAHQTLQENWRKYRIQVRTVMHNPQKFSLPENRLVTFDKLLKDLHAQLFTRNLFLRALEGVMNVSKTPVMNDHLLSYLRTMSSEIETKILSPHLIARQVVRMNVGIVLSTKLFGVCDKKLQKRMAEINKKIYGVTLVGNVLWVPSRYLAEILPKDFGNSVVTSQVGEKLLTAMIQKLPGNYGAILQRSMIWCMDARNLLSDSEFQIQDIKKQYSLLKQVVGLLQQMNEIVFTITNLHAELSKPMTRGTVQIICRLVEMEKTLESTLHFLGPNIVQAQGRSLQCLAYEILLILESARKGLIQKDQGYSRERLDALSLMSLAMRLIDTAPSSDRRLIARCALTISRQLADTFKDEDAVNLKQKLDDFDTIADLDTIISEACDYSVLLHHQSMIPAYLTSVAEADQDVSHVLHLLNAFNSAVVKTGRSEVTEVKVKDMKESLIKYILEPACREIETSLRLHVHAHLKLDSANPMKIGVKDGGRIVRSSPLPIANSLVSSKRFIEHYLDDMFYNLTTVALHDWKTYRTMHTLAKYKFGLETVQNHLPTQTLEQGLDALEIMRNIHVFVSKYLYNLNTQTFVEHTSANKHLNTIGIRHIANSIRTHGTGIMSTTVNFVYQFLRVKLHTFSQFLFDEHIKSRLLRDIRFIRSQRERDDVPYTYERAEKFQKGIRKLGMSPEGLSYLDHFRQLITQIGTALGYVRLIRSGGLHASANAVSFLPEIKSSAHFENACDGLEYSATTRAAAKRLDDDIGNLVRNFTEGIQYFKLLVDVFASSFRDSKSFHLQQFYAIIPPLTLSFVDNAVANKEKIFKKNKDGAAFTDDGFAMGVAYINALLDQDAELDGLQWFETVNRHFSDEKMAAEVRADGGDEKLQQTKALTLKRIAQRTAEFQLLYYSLSGARVFFKQPEG; encoded by the exons ATGTTTGAGACGTCCGGATGGTCGTCCTCTCGTGATGAGGAGATCCACAAGGCAGCGGGTAATGTCCAGCTTCGTAAGTATGGTCAGTTCTTCTCCCGGCTCTCGCGAATCTGGTGGGAGCCCTCATCCAGCCTGGAACATGTTCTCGAGGGCCCAATTCGTCTGGTATATCGTATCACCGAGTGCGAGAGTCTGCTCTCCCTCTCGGACATGGAGAACAAGCACCTGTCGAAGGTCTTGGCGACAGTGGCGGGCACTTGCAG GGAGATCCGTGAGCTGAAATCCGAGTTTCCCATCTTCTACTCAAAGCTCCTCTACAACTCCGAGAAGAATCACCAGGACAACTACAGCGGCTTCTTCGGGGACTTGCAGGACCTGTCGGTCTTCTGCAACCGCATCTCCTCAGTGATCCACCTGGGGATCGCTCAGCTGTCGAGCCTGACGAAATCATCCAACGAGATCTACCTGCCGGTGTTGATCGAGCACCTCATCGACCTCTTCGTCATCCTGGTGACCTTGGACGAGGTAATCGAGGCGCACCAGACCCTCCAGGAGAACTGGCGTAAGTACCGTATCCAAGTGCGGACAGTAATGCACAATCCGCAGAAATTTTCACTCCCCGAGAATCGTCTCGTGACATTCGACAAACTCCTGAAGGACCTCCACGCCCAGTTATTCACGCGGAATTTATTTCTCCGGGCGTTGGAGGGGGTCATGAACGTCAGCAAGACACCGGTGATGAACGACCACCTGTTGAGCTACCTCAGGACGATGTCCAGCGAAATCGAAACTAAAATTCTCTCACCGCACCTGATCGCCCGACAGGTCGTGCGGATGAACGTGGGGATCGTCCTGTCGACGAAGCTCTTCGGCGTCTGCGACAAGAAGTTGCAGAAGCGAATGGCAGAGATAAACAAGAAGATCTACGGAGTCACCCTCGTCGGGAATGTCCTGTGGGTGCCCTCGCGGTATCTCGCGGAGATCCTCCCGAAGGACTTCGGCAACTCCGTCGTGACGTCCCAAGTTGGGGAGAAACTCCTCACCGCAATGATCCAGAAGCTTCCGGGGAATTATGGGGCGATCCTCCAGCGATCGATGATCTGGTGCATGGACGCCCGGAATCTGCTGTCGGACTCGGAATTTCAGATTCAAGACATCAAGAAGCAGTACAGCCTCTTGAAGCAGGTGGTGGGTCTTCTCCAGCAGATGAACGAGATCGTCTTCACGATCACGAACCTCCACGCAGAACTCTCCAAGCCAATGACCCGCGGAACGGTCCAGATCATCTGCAGATTAGTGGAGATGGAGAAGACCCTGGAGTCTACCCTTCATTTCCTCGGGCCTAACATCGTCCAGGCGCAGGGGCGATCCCTTCAGTGTCTCGCCTACGAGATCCTCCTGATCCTGGAGTCCGCACGGAAGGGCCTCATCCAGAAGGACCAGGGCTACAGTCGGGAACGCCTCGATGCGCTGTCCCTGATGAGTCTGGCCATGAGACTGATCGACACCGCACCCTCTTCTGACCGCCGACTGATCGCCCGCTGCGCCCTGACTATCTCCCGCCAGCTGGCGGACACCTTCAAGGACGAGGACGCCGTCAACCTCAAGCAGAAGCTGGACGACTTCGACACAATCGCCGACCTGGACACCATCATCTCCGAGGCGTGCGACTACTCAGTTCTCCTCCACCACCAGAGCATGATCCCGGCCTATCTGACGTCGGTGGCAGAAGCTGATCAGGACGTCAGTCACGTTTTGCATCTTCTGAACGCATTCAATTCCGCGGTCGTCAAGACCGGACGGTCCGAGGTGACGGAGGTCAAGGTTAAGGACATGAAGGAGTCACTCATCAAGTACATACTTGAGCCCGCCTGTCGCGAGATCGAGACCAGCCTCCGCCTTCACGTGCACGCGCACCTCAAACTCGATTCTGCTAATCCAATGAAAATCGGGGTCAAGGACGGCGGACGAATCGTTCGCTCGTCGCCGCTGCCCATCGCCAATTCTCTCGTAAGTTCCAAACGATTTATCGAACACTACCTCGACGACATGTTCTACAACCTGACGACGGTGGCGCTTCACGACTGGAAGACCTACAGGACGATGCACACACTCGCGAAATACAAATTCGGTTTGGAAACTGTCCAGAATCATCTGCCCACCCAGACACTCGAGCAGGGACTCGACGCCCTGGAGATCATGCGCAATATCCACGTTTTTGTCTCGAAGTATCTCTACAACCTGAACACGCAGACGTTCGTGGAGCACACGAGTGCAAACAAACATCTCAATACAATTGGCATTCGTCATATTGCCAATTCAATTCGCACACACGGAACCGGAATTATGAGCACAACTGTCAATTTCGTTTATCAGTTTCTCCGGGTGAAGCTCCACACGTTCTCCCAATTTCTATTTGACGAACACATCAAGTCGCGTCTTCTCCGGGACATTCGGTTCATTCGCTCCCAGAGGGAACGCGACGATGTTCCGTACACGTACGAACGCGCGGAGAAATTCCAGAAGGGAATTCGCAAACTCGGAATGTCCCCGGAGGGATTGAGTTATCTAGATCATTTTCGTCAATTGATAACGCAGATTGGGACTGCACTCGGGTACGTTCGGCTTATCCGCTCGGGTGGACTGCACGCGTCGGCAAACGCCGTTTCGTTCCTTCCGGAGATCAAGTCGTCAGCGCATTTCGAAAACGCATGCGATGGCCTTGAGTATTCCGCGACGACCAGAGCAGCGGCAAAACGTTTGGACGACGACATCGGAAATCTCGTGCGGAATTTCACGGAGGGAATTCAGTACTTTAAATTACTGGTGGATGTCTTCGCTTCCTCGTTTCGCGACTCCAAGAGCTTTCATCTCCAGCAATTCTACGCCATCATTCCTCCGCTGACCTTGAGCTTCGTGGATAATGCAGTCGCGAATAAGGAGAAGATCTTCAAGAAGAACAAGGATGGAGCTGCGTTTACGGACGATGGTTTTGCAATGGGTGTTGCGTATATCAATGCACTGCTCGATCAGGACGCGGAATTGGACGGACTCCAGTGGTTTGAGACGGTCAATCGACATTTTAGTGATGAAAAAATGGCGGCAGAAGTCAGGGCAGATGGAGGTGATGAGAAGCTGCAGCAGACGAAGGCACTCACGTTGAAGAGAATTGCACAACGAACTGCTGAGTTCCAATTGCTTTACTACTCGTTGTCAGGGGCTAGGGTTTTTTTCAAACAACCCGAGGGGTGA